GGAGATTGGAAAGGCCATCGAGGAGACGATAAGGGGGAAGGGCTTCAACCCGATAGTGAACCTCAGCGGGCACAAAATAGAGCGCTTCAAGCTCCACGCTGGCGTGAGCATACCGAACGTCTACCGGCAAGCTGATACTTACGAGCTGAAGGAGGGCGACGTCATAGCGATAGAGCCCTTCGCGACCACGGGCGCCGGACAGGTTATCGAGGTTCCACCGGCGCTGATATTCATGTACGTCAGGGACAGGCCTGTAAGGAGTGCCCAGGCAAGAAGACTTCTGATGCACATAAAGAGGGAGTACAAGACGCTCCCCTTTGCCTACCGCTGGCTTCAGGGCTTTATGCCCGAGGGACAGCTCAAACTCGCCCTCTCCCAGCTTGACCGGGCCGGTGCAATATACTCGTACCCTATACTGAGGGAAGTCAGAGGGGGCATGGTTAGTCAGTTCGAGCACACGGTCATAGTTGAGAAGGATGGGGCGTACATAACGACCTGAGGTCACGGGAGGTACCTGAGACTCGCGAGCACCTTCTTCTCCATTTTCTCGAAGGGAAACGTCTCCACTTCCACTACCTTCAGTCTTCCGGTGGAGTAATCCGCGTGAAGGGCCCAGCCGTATCTTAGCCCCGTGGGCAGGGCTTCCCAGTTGCCACCCCGGGCTCTCGCAAGCTCTATGAGCTCATTGGAAGTTTTGTTCGTCATTTCCTCTGGTGAAAGATAGATCCTTGCCAGGCTGTTCTTTGAATTCCTGACTGCATCCCTCCAGCGCCAGAGGAAATAGTCCAGAACGTCTTTCGGTGAGTCAAACTGAATCACGCGTGAGTCGAAGTTCGCGGGCTCCTTTTCGGGTAGGTACTCTGGGAGAATTCTGTTGAACGTTGCCGTGAATATTGATGCGCTCAGGGAAATTACCTTGTAGACCTTCCCCCCGAAGACTGGCTGGCTGTTTGGGCGAAGGGGGAAGAAGAGGAGTGAAACCTCGTCGCTCTGACCATAGGCGAACCTGAGGTTGTCGAGCTCCTGGAACAGGTTTCGTGTGGTTTCGGTGAAGAGTTTGAGAAGTCGGATATCGAAGGGCCTCTCGAGATCCTCGGTCCATCTGGAAAACGTCCGTCCGTCGAGTCTAATAACGAAGGGCTTCCTTGAATCTAACCGTCCGCAGTGATATTTGCGTTCTATTGACCGCACCTTAATAGTCAGAGGGTTGTTTTCCACCCGTTTGCCCATGAGAATCGCCTAAAAAGGTGATGGCTCGGCAGTTGGCGCCGGGGCAGGGATTTGAACCCTGGTGGGCTAACGCCCACGGGATCTCGAGTCCCGCGCCTTCCCAGGCTAGGCTACCCCGGCGCGTGTGGGAGTTATTGCTTCGATTTTATAAATCTTTCCGCGAAAATTTTATTAACCCAGGTTAACTAAAACTTCTCGGTGGCAAAGGTTTAAATCCTCGGCCGCCCTAATAATAAGT
This sequence is a window from Thermococcus sp.. Protein-coding genes within it:
- the map gene encoding type II methionyl aminopeptidase, whose amino-acid sequence is MDEREALIKAGEIARRVKEEVVELIKPGARLYDIAEFVERRIAELGGKPAFPCNLSINSNAAHYTPYRGDETALNEGDYLKLDLGVHVEGYIADTALTFRVGMEEDELMEASREALENAIATVRAGVKIREIGKAIEETIRGKGFNPIVNLSGHKIERFKLHAGVSIPNVYRQADTYELKEGDVIAIEPFATTGAGQVIEVPPALIFMYVRDRPVRSAQARRLLMHIKREYKTLPFAYRWLQGFMPEGQLKLALSQLDRAGAIYSYPILREVRGGMVSQFEHTVIVEKDGAYITT
- a CDS encoding tRNA(His) guanylyltransferase Thg1 family protein — translated: MGKRVENNPLTIKVRSIERKYHCGRLDSRKPFVIRLDGRTFSRWTEDLERPFDIRLLKLFTETTRNLFQELDNLRFAYGQSDEVSLLFFPLRPNSQPVFGGKVYKVISLSASIFTATFNRILPEYLPEKEPANFDSRVIQFDSPKDVLDYFLWRWRDAVRNSKNSLARIYLSPEEMTNKTSNELIELARARGGNWEALPTGLRYGWALHADYSTGRLKVVEVETFPFEKMEKKVLASLRYLP